DNA sequence from the Streptomyces sp. MST-110588 genome:
TGGCTGACCACTGCCCATCACCGTCCTCTTCGGATCCGCCGGGCCCCAACCATCGATGACGTCCCCACCGTGCGCAACCTCCGTGACACCGGCGGACCCCGTCGAAAGCCACCCAGGAAACACCGGTATGCCACCCTGCCGGGCGGTTGTCCCGGCGGCCTGCTTGATCTGTACGCAGGCGGCCTTCTGACGCATCATTCAGTCTGTCGCAGTCATTCCTCAGATGTTGCTCAAATATTCGGTTTCTCTCAACAGCCCAGATCGCACCGTGCTCTGATGAGACCACCACTGGCCACATAGAGGGCCGGGTCATTGAAGGAGCACCTATTTCAGGCAGAGCTCGCGTCATCGCAACTACTGTTGGACTGATGATCATAGGGGGTATGGGACCGGCCTTCGCAGACGAATCGGGCCCGCAGGCGAACCCGGTGGGCCCGGCCCTCACGGCACCGGGAGCGGATGTAGTGGCTGGTTCGGTGACGGACGCTCCTGGTGCGGACGTAGAGGCCGCGCCGGATGGTGATCTTGCATCGCTGCCGGAGGACCTTGCGTTACCCGGAGCGGTGGATGGTCCGGATCTCGATGAGCCCAAGGCGCCAAGTGGTCGGTACTGCGAACCGGGAAATGTCGCCCGCATCACCAAAAACTTGAAGAACACCATGGCCGTGAAGTACTCGACCTTCGTACGGAACAACAAGCCCTACGCGGTAGATTTCAAGTTCGCTTCGAAGAAATCGGGAACTACAACGATCGGCACCTCCGTAACGGTGAGCGGCGAGACAAAGATCTTATTCCTGGGAAAGATCAAGGCTGAGGTCAATGCCAACGCCAGCAAGAGCTGGACGTCGGAGCTGGGAGTCGAGGTCGGCGGCAAGGCCAAAGCCAGAAGTACCGTCTACGGCGACTACGGGATCATGAAGGAGAACGTGCGCGCCTACAAGGCGTACATGTACAGCAACTGCGAGATCGGGCGGAAGCAGGAGATGACGGTGTGGGCTCCCTACCGTGAGGGCTGGGTCCTCAAGTAGCCGTTCGCCCACACAAACCGATCTCCGGTCCTGGCCCGGTTTCAGCCGGGCCAGGACCGGAGGTTCTTCCAGGAGGATCCCCGTGCGCCGTCACGCTTCCGCCTCAACCGCGCTCTTCATCATGCTGCTGGCCGCTGGTTGCACCGGCGGGAACGACAAGGGAAACGACAAGGGAGCCGGCCAAGACACTCCCGGACCCAGCGCGACGAAATCAAACTCGGCAGCACTCGACCTGCCCGCGAAAGCACGGATCCTCGTCCCGCCGACTTCAGGCACGGGCAACGCGAAACTTCCCGGGTTCAAGGTGGACAAGGACGTCTACACCATCCATGCCAGGTGCGTAGGCAAAGGTAAAATCACGATCGTTTACGGGAATGACCCAAAAGATCAGCCTACCCCGGTCTCCTGCAACGGGCCCGTCACGATCGGACGTGTCTATACGGACGCCAAGTCCCAGTCTTTGGCCGTTCAGGTGAGCCATGGGAGCCCTCGCTGGACAGTTGCTGTCGTCTCCGGAGAGCACACCATGTGAAACTCACGGACTGCGGAGATTTCTCCGTGCCTATCGGCGGTGCGCTGAAGTGCCTGTGCGCGATTTCTCCGCCCACCTGCCGAGGTCGGCGCCTCCCTCTCCTCCGGCGCGGTCATCTGCGAGATCAAGGACTGACGACGACGCCACATTCGTCTACGAGGGCCGCCCGGCACACCGCCGGGCGGCCCTCGCGCCGTGCTGCCGTCCCGCACACTGTTGCGGGACGGCCGGCTGTGCCAGGGTGCCGTGCATGGTCACGATGCCCGACGGACGCTCCGTACCGCCCCCGCACGCCGATGAACGCACCATGCTCGAAAGCTGGTTGCAGTTCCACCGCGACACGCTCGCGCTGAAGTGCGCGGGACTCGACGACCGCCGCATACGGCTGGCCTCGGCGCCACCGTCCTCGATGACACTGCTGGGCCTGGTGCAGCACATGGCGGAGGTGGAACGCCACTGGTTCCAGCGGGTTCTCGCCGGCCAGGACGTGCCGCCCCTGTACCCGGACGGGCTCGGGAACGGCTTCGCGCTCGCGCCGGGCCGCGGGATCGACGAGGCGCTGTCCGCCTGGCGGGCGGAGGTCGGGCGGAGCCATGAGCTGATCGCGAACGCCTCGCTCGACGACTCCGGCGACCTTCCGGAAAGCCAGGTGGGGTATGTGGCGGAACGGAGCGTTTCGCTCCGCTGGATCCTGATCCACATGATCGAGGAGTACGCACGGCACAACGGTCACGCGGATCTGATCCGGGAGCGCATCGACGGTGTCACGGGCACGTGAGGACGCCGCGGGCATGTGAGGACGCCGCGGGCTCCCCGGGGTCCCCAAGGTTCCCGGACTCCCCGGGCTAGGAGTTGCCGACCACGTCCTCCGGGAAGGTGAGCTGCTTGCTCATCCACTGGAGCGCGGCGGGCAGTTCACGGCGCCAGGTGATGAAGTTGTGGCTGCCGTGGTCCAGGATGATCGACTCGGCCTTCATGGGGGGCTTGACCGCGTCCAGGAACGCCTTGGCCGCCGGATAGTTCTTCTCGCCCTCGCGGCTGGTGCCGATCAAGACGGACACCTGCGGCGCGGGCAGGTTCTCCAGGCGCCACATCAGGTCGTGGCCCTGCTTGCGGCGCATGCGGTCCTTGTCGTCACCGAAGAGGTTGCCGGTGGTCGGGTCGTTGTGGATGCGGTAGTCGGGCGAGAGGGCGGCGGCGGAGGTGTACGTACGGGGGTGGCGCATGGCGAGCTGGAGGGCGCAGCTACCGCCGGAGGAGTAGCCGAAGACGCCCCAGCCGCCCGGGTCGCGGCCGACGCGGTAGTGGGACTTCAGGGCGTCCGGCAGGTCCTTGGCGAAGAAGGTCTCGGCCTGCGGGCCGCCGGGGACGTCCACGCACTGGGTGTCGCGGGGCGGTGCGATGGTGGGCCGCAGCATCACGATGACGGTGGGCTGCATCTGCCCCTTGCGGATCAGTTCGCCGGCGGTCTGCGGGACGCGCAGGTGCTGCCCCAGCAGAAAGGTTCCTCCTGGGTAGCCGCTGATCGCGACGACCACCGGGAAGCGCTGCCGGGCGAACTGCCGCTGGAAGTACTGCGGCGGCAGGTAGACGTACGCCGGGTCCACGGCCCTGGTGCGCTTGCCCACGATCCGTACGGACTCCACCTTGCCCGTCCGCTCCGGCGGCCCCTTCGGCAGACCGTGCACCTTGTCCAGGCCCTCCGGCCCCGAAGCCTGTACGAGCCCCTTGGCGGGGTCGCCGGCCGGGCCCGCGCCCCCGTGGTCGCCCCACTTGCTCACGGCTGCCGGGGCGTCGTCGTACGTACCCAGCAGCTCGCCCCAGGAGCTGTAGAACTGGAAGTTGGCGTTCACGGCGAGGCCGAGCGCGGAGACGATCGCGAGCTGCGTGGCGACGACGGTGCCGAGCCTGCCGAGCATCGGCAGCGGACCGCGTCCGGCCAGCCGTGGCCACAGCCACAGGGTGAGCCCGACGCAGACCACGGCGACCGCGATCATGATGTAGAGCAGCGATCGGCTGGTCAGTCCCATTGCGTTCCCCAGGTTCCCGTCATGCGTTCCAGCGGCACCTAAAGCCTCATTGCGCCAGGTTTGATGGCCGCCGTGGGGACGGCGTTGCGGTCATGGGCAGTTGTTCCGCCACGCGCCCGCGGCGGTACGACTGCGCTTCGCCTGTGGTCCGCCTCCCGGACACCCCGCGCCCCGGAAACCCCCGTACGGGCGATTCCGCGGGCGGGCGGGGACGGCATACTCCGAACGGGGGACCGCCTCCGGGACGGCACGGCCGGTGCCCACGGCTCGTACGGCACGACCGGACGTACGGAGCGGCCGGGGTCCCCGTACGGCCATAGGGAGACGGCCCCCGGCCGGGCAGTGGCATGCTGGACGCACCGGGCCCTGATGGGCCGGGCCTTCAGGGAGGACGGCGAGGACGGCGATGGTGACCGAGACGGCAGGGCAGGCTTCCGTGCGCCCCATGCGCGCCGACGCGCGTCGCAACTACGAGCGGCTGCTGACCCACGCCCGGAGCGCCTTCACGGAACGTGGCACGGACACCTCGCTGGAGGACATCGCGCGCCGCGCGGGCGTCGGGATCGGCACCCTCTACCGGCACTTCCCCAACCGTACGTCCCTGATGGGCGCCGTGTTCCAGAGCGAGGTGGACGCGCTGCTGGCCCGCGCCCGGGAACTGAGCGAGGCACCGCAGCCGTGCGCGGCGCTCGTGGAGTGGCTCCGGGCGATCATCAGCCACGCCAGCACCTACCGGGGGCTGGCCCGGGCACTGATGGCCGCGCCGGCCGACGAGACGTCGGGACTGGCGCGGTGCAGTGTGCCGATGCGCGAGGCAGGCGGCGCCCTGCTGGCCCGCGCGCAGCGCGCCGGGGCGGTACGCGACGACGTCAGCATCGGCGACCTGATGCAGCTCACCAACGGCATCGCACTGGCCGCCGAGGAAGCACCGGACGACCCGGAGCTGGCCGACCGGCTGCTGACGCTGACGTTGAAGGGGCTGAAGGCGGAGCGGTAGCCGGCGCCCGGCGGTCCGCAGCGAGCGCCCGGCGGTCCGTAGCCGACGCCCGGCGTGACCGCAGCCCGCGCCCGGCGGTCCGTAGCCGACGCCCGGCGGGCCGCAGCCAAGGCCCGGCGGTCCACAGCCCGCGCCCCTCGGTCCGCAGCCGTCCGGGCAGGCGTGCGCCCGGCGGGGGTCGCCCCGCCGGCACGCTCACACAGCTCTCACCCAGCTCTCAGCGGCGCCGGGGAGCCAGGTCGGCGACCCGGCCGCTGCCGGGCTGCTCCGCCAGGGGTGCCGCCGAGCGGAGCTGCGGTCCCGGTCCCGGTACCGGGCCGCCGGCCGCCGGGTGGCTGCGCCGCTGGCCCGGCAGCGGTACGTCTCTGCGGGGGCCCCGCCGGTCGGGCTGCTGGGCACCCTCCGCACCTGGGTGACCGGGGCCGGTTCCGGTGGCCGGTCCGCCCGCGACCGTGATCTGCACGCCCTGGTCGGCCAGCGCCTGCAGCTCGGTCGCGGCCCGGTCGTCGTGGCCCGACGGCTCGTCGGTGACCAGGCGCGTGATCACATCCGTCGGCACGGTCTGGAACATGGTGTCCGTACCGAGCTTGGTGTGGTCGGCGAGCACCACGACCTCCGCCGCCGCCTGCACCAGTGCGCGGTCGACGCTGGCGGAGAGCATGTTGGAGGTGGACAGGCCGCGCTCGGCGGTCAGCCCGCTGCCCGACAGGAAGGCACGGGAGACCCGCAGGCCCTGGAGGGACTGCTCGGCACCGCTGCCGACCAGCGCGTAGTTCGAGCCGCGCAGGGTGCCGCCGGTCATCACGACCTCGACGCGGTTGGCGTGCGCCAACGCCTGGGCGACCAGCAGGGAGTTGGTGACCACGGTCAGTCCGGGTACGCGGGCGAGCCGGCGGGCCAGCTCCTGCGTGGTGGTCCCGGCGCCGACGACGATGGCCTCGCCTTCCTCGACGAGGCCCGCCGCGAGATCGGCGATGGCCGTTTTCTCGGCGGTCGCTAGATGGGATTTCTGGGGGAATCCGGACTCGCGGGCGAAACCTCCCGGCAAGACCGCACCGCCGTGCCGGCGGTCGAGGAGTCCTTCTGCCTCCAGTGCCCGCACGTCCCGCCGTACGGTCACTTCGGAGGTCTGGACGACGCGGGCGAGCTCACGGAGCGAAACCGCTCCGTTCGCACGCACCATTTCAAGGATCAGTTGGCGACGTTCTGCAGCGAACACGAAACTGACAGTAACGCCAACGACCGTCTGTTTTCAGCAGGTTGCACCAATTAACGGAAGTTGTTCATTCCCGACCCCTGCACGTGGTATATGACGGAGGCCATGGAAAATGCCCGCGGGAGGGTACCCGGACACCCGTACGGAGGCCCTTTCGGACATCCGTACGGAAACGCGGGCGAACGCACGATGGCGCGCGGAACGTCCGTACGGTCCGGGTCGACCAGGACTACTGGGACGCCGACTTGCGGGTGTGCAACTGCCGCGCCACCTCGGCTATCGAGCCGGACAGCGACGGATAGACCGTGAAGGCACTGGCGATCTGCTCCACCGTCAGGTTGTTGTCCACCGCGATCGATATGGGGTGGATCAGCTCGCTGGCGCGCGGCGAGACCACGACGCCCCCGACCACGATGCCCGTACCGGGGCGGCAGAACAGCTTCACGAAGCCGTCGCGGATGCCCTGCATCTTCGCGCGCGGGTTGCGCAGCAGCGGCAGCTTGACGACCCGGGCGTCGATCCGGCCGGCGTCCACGTCCGCCTGCGAGTAGCCGACCGTGGCGATCTCCGGGTCGGTGAAGACGTTGGCGGAGACGGTCTTGAGGTTCAGCGGCGTGACCGCGTCGCCCAGGAAGTGGTACATCGCGATCCGGCCCTGCATCGCGGCGACGGAGGCCAGCGCGAGGACGCCGGTGCAGTCGCCGGCCGCGTACACGCCGGGCGCCGAGGTCCGCGAGACCCGGTCGGTCCGGATGTGACCGGAATCCGTCAGGCTGACTCCGGCTTCTTCCAGTCCGATGCCGGCGGTGTTCGGGATGGAGCCGACCGCCATCAGGCAGTGGGTGCCGGAGATCGTACGGCCGTCGGAGAGCGTCACCTCGACACGATCACCCACAAGTTTGGCGGAAGCGGCACGCGAACGCGCCATCACGTTCATCCCGCGCCGGCGGAAGACGTCCTCCAGGACGGCGGCGGCGTCCGGGTCCTCGCCCGGCAGCACCCGGTCGCGGGAGGAGACGAGGGTGACGCGCGAGCCGAGCGCCTGATAGGCGCCCGCGAACTCCGCGCCGGTGACGCCCGAGCCGACCACGATCAGCTCTTCGGGCAGTTCGTCCAGGTCGTAGACCTGCGTCCAGTTCAGGATGCGCTCGCCGTCCGGCTGCGCGTCGGGGATCTCGCGCGGGTGGGCGCCGGTGGCGATCAGGACCGCGTCGGCGGTCAGCGTCTCTTCCGTACCGTCGGCCGTACGGACCACGACCCGGCGCGAGCCGTCCGGCGCCTGCCCCGGCTCCAGCCGGCCCCGGCCGCGCAGCACCCGGCCGCCCGCCCGGGTCACCGAGGCGGTGATGTCGTGCGACTGGGCCAGCGCGAGCCGCTTGACGCGCCGGTTGACCTTGCCGAGGTCCACGCCGACCACCCGCGCGGGCGGTCCTTGTACGGCGTGTCGTCCTCGACGATGATGCCCAGCTCCTCGTACGAGGAGTCGAAGGTCGTCATCACCTCGGCCGTCGCGATGAGAGTCTTCGAGGGCACGCAGTCGGTGAGCACCGACGCCCCGCCCAGACCGTCGCAGTCGACGACGGTCACCTCCGCGCCGAGAGAGGCGCCCACCAGGGCCGCCTCGTATCCGCCGGGTCCGCCACCGATGATCACGATCCGAGTCACGTACTCC
Encoded proteins:
- a CDS encoding DeoR/GlpR family DNA-binding transcription regulator, with product MFAAERRQLILEMVRANGAVSLRELARVVQTSEVTVRRDVRALEAEGLLDRRHGGAVLPGGFARESGFPQKSHLATAEKTAIADLAAGLVEEGEAIVVGAGTTTQELARRLARVPGLTVVTNSLLVAQALAHANRVEVVMTGGTLRGSNYALVGSGAEQSLQGLRVSRAFLSGSGLTAERGLSTSNMLSASVDRALVQAAAEVVVLADHTKLGTDTMFQTVPTDVITRLVTDEPSGHDDRAATELQALADQGVQITVAGGPATGTGPGHPGAEGAQQPDRRGPRRDVPLPGQRRSHPAAGGPVPGPGPQLRSAAPLAEQPGSGRVADLAPRRR
- a CDS encoding alpha/beta hydrolase-fold protein; the encoded protein is MGLTSRSLLYIMIAVAVVCVGLTLWLWPRLAGRGPLPMLGRLGTVVATQLAIVSALGLAVNANFQFYSSWGELLGTYDDAPAAVSKWGDHGGAGPAGDPAKGLVQASGPEGLDKVHGLPKGPPERTGKVESVRIVGKRTRAVDPAYVYLPPQYFQRQFARQRFPVVVAISGYPGGTFLLGQHLRVPQTAGELIRKGQMQPTVIVMLRPTIAPPRDTQCVDVPGGPQAETFFAKDLPDALKSHYRVGRDPGGWGVFGYSSGGSCALQLAMRHPRTYTSAAALSPDYRIHNDPTTGNLFGDDKDRMRRKQGHDLMWRLENLPAPQVSVLIGTSREGEKNYPAAKAFLDAVKPPMKAESIILDHGSHNFITWRRELPAALQWMSKQLTFPEDVVGNS
- a CDS encoding TetR/AcrR family transcriptional regulator — its product is MRADARRNYERLLTHARSAFTERGTDTSLEDIARRAGVGIGTLYRHFPNRTSLMGAVFQSEVDALLARARELSEAPQPCAALVEWLRAIISHASTYRGLARALMAAPADETSGLARCSVPMREAGGALLARAQRAGAVRDDVSIGDLMQLTNGIALAAEEAPDDPELADRLLTLTLKGLKAER
- a CDS encoding DinB family protein, with product MVTMPDGRSVPPPHADERTMLESWLQFHRDTLALKCAGLDDRRIRLASAPPSSMTLLGLVQHMAEVERHWFQRVLAGQDVPPLYPDGLGNGFALAPGRGIDEALSAWRAEVGRSHELIANASLDDSGDLPESQVGYVAERSVSLRWILIHMIEEYARHNGHADLIRERIDGVTGT